From Acetobacteroides hydrogenigenes, one genomic window encodes:
- a CDS encoding glycosyltransferase family 4 protein, translating to MKNITPFISILIAFYTSYKIIPVVIRIARLKNLVDEPNNRTSHKKAIPTLGGVGIFIGFAVASLLLASYYFVPEFNSLLLGMLILFFLGIKDDILVLSAKKKLVGQVIVAFFITFLGDVRLTSFDGILGIYDIPYWPSVLSTMFIFIALINAVNLIDGIDGLASGFGILAATFFGVDFYLLGHFAWAMLCFAMAGSLMAFFLYNVFGNTNKIFMGDTGSLVLGLFITTAMLKFININSVSNGPFSIDFAPVLALSVLVLPIFDTLRVFSIRIANGQSPFHPDKRHIHHLMLRLGFSHKASTSILLATNVALIATCFALQSLPMNYQILVLSSIVFLLIGLLWRLSQKYTHSNTKENIAKPQKIEEIDQLKDLKNKIFEHMN from the coding sequence ATGAAAAATATTACACCCTTTATAAGCATCCTAATTGCTTTTTACACAAGCTACAAAATTATTCCAGTCGTTATTCGAATAGCTCGACTTAAGAATCTTGTTGACGAACCAAACAACAGAACTTCTCATAAAAAAGCAATACCAACATTAGGAGGCGTAGGCATTTTCATCGGATTTGCAGTGGCGTCGCTATTGCTCGCATCATACTACTTTGTTCCAGAGTTTAACTCCTTGCTCCTCGGTATGTTAATACTTTTCTTCTTGGGAATAAAAGATGACATTCTAGTACTCTCTGCCAAGAAAAAACTTGTAGGACAAGTTATTGTAGCCTTCTTTATTACCTTTTTGGGAGATGTAAGGCTAACATCCTTTGATGGGATTCTAGGCATCTACGACATCCCATACTGGCCAAGTGTACTATCCACGATGTTCATATTTATAGCATTAATCAATGCCGTAAACCTAATTGATGGGATTGATGGATTGGCTTCTGGCTTTGGAATCTTGGCTGCTACATTTTTTGGTGTGGACTTTTACCTACTTGGACATTTTGCATGGGCAATGCTATGCTTCGCAATGGCTGGATCCTTAATGGCATTCTTCCTTTACAATGTCTTTGGGAATACGAACAAGATATTTATGGGCGATACAGGATCTCTTGTATTAGGCTTATTCATTACTACAGCAATGCTGAAATTTATCAACATTAATTCGGTAAGTAATGGACCTTTCAGCATTGATTTTGCTCCAGTTCTAGCCTTGTCCGTCCTCGTACTCCCCATTTTTGATACGCTTAGGGTATTCTCTATACGAATTGCAAATGGGCAATCACCTTTTCATCCAGACAAAAGACACATTCACCACCTTATGCTACGTTTAGGCTTTTCGCATAAGGCTTCAACATCAATACTCCTTGCCACGAATGTAGCGTTAATTGCGACATGCTTTGCGCTGCAATCATTACCCATGAACTACCAAATACTAGTATTATCCAGCATTGTTTTCTTACTGATAGGGCTATTATGGAGGTTAAGTCAGAAATATACACATAGCAATACCAAGGAAAACATTGCCAAACCGCAGAAAATTGAAGAAATAGATCAACTGAAAGATCTCAAAAATAAAATCTTTGAGCACATGAACTAA
- the dnaE gene encoding DNA polymerase III subunit alpha yields MADFTHLHVHTQYSILDGAASIAGILKAAAKRGMKSIAITDHGNMFGVKLFHKKAKDVGIKPILGVEAYVAKNSRFDKSDKDDRSGDHLILLAKNYEGYKNLMKIVSYSWTEGYYYKPRIDKDLLERYHEGIVACSACLGGELPQAIMSDGYEAGLKVAKWFQSIFGDDYYMELQLHQSGDPKINAEIFENQKKVNEVIKKISQETGIKYIASNDVHFTNAEDADAHDLLICLNTGKDIDDPTRMRYTKQEYLKSPEEMAELFKDYPEAIATTQEIADKIEAFDLNQKPFMPVFPLPESFNDDMKYLRHVTYEGAKERWGDDFAGEIKERVDFELDTMEKMGFPSYFLIVWDFIRAAREMGVSVGPGRGSAAGSAVAYCLKITNIDPVKYDLLFERFLNPDRISMPDIDIDFDEDGREEVLKWVVRKYGEKRVAHIITFGTMAAKMAIKDVARVQKLPLPEADRLAKMVPEKPGTTLAKAFDEVPELNQERTSPNPLIAKTLGFAETLEGSVRQTGIHACGIIIARDDLENYIPVSTHKDASLLVTQYDGKHVEDVGLLKMDFLGLKTLSIIKDALEYIEGSKGEIIDIDKIPLDDAETYELYARGDTTALFQFESPGMKKYLRALKPNRFEDLIAMNALYRPGPLEYIPDFIDRKHGRKKIEYDIAEMEEFLKDTYGITVYQEQVMLLSQKLAGFTKGQADTLRKAMGKKMKDVMDKLKADFIKGATERGHDAKILEKVWTDWEAFAQYAFNKSHSTCYAYVSYQTAYLKAHYPSEFMAAVLSRNLSDIKKITTFMDECKRMGISVLGPDVNESSYKFSVNSQGHVRFGLGAVKGLGEGAVNAIIEARKQGGPFKDIYDVVERVNLSAANRKNLETLILAGGFDSLSPLPRSAYFATDNKDVTFIENLIRYGNRLQNEKNNAMNSLFGAIASAEIIQKPEPPANAPEWNKLETLNKEREVVGIYLSSHPLDEYRIEIDNFTNCTLTDLNDLPSMVGRDFSVAGMVTTARNLMTKTGKPYGSITVEDYQDSYQFTLFGKDYEQFRSFFYEGYSLLIRGSVNPHPFRPGEFEAKIKVIRQLPNVKDEMVKGIQITLPIFSITDEIAAEIRTYAETCKGNIALKVKLVDPADKLSVEMHSRTFRVGLSHEFIDYLQHNSINFKLVD; encoded by the coding sequence ATGGCCGATTTTACGCACCTGCACGTACATACTCAATACTCAATCCTCGATGGAGCGGCGAGCATTGCCGGAATTCTAAAGGCTGCTGCAAAAAGGGGAATGAAATCAATTGCCATTACCGACCATGGAAACATGTTTGGGGTAAAGCTTTTCCATAAAAAGGCGAAGGATGTGGGCATTAAGCCGATCCTTGGCGTAGAGGCCTACGTTGCCAAAAACAGCCGTTTCGATAAGAGCGACAAGGACGACCGAAGTGGAGATCACCTTATCCTGCTAGCCAAAAACTACGAGGGCTACAAGAACCTCATGAAGATTGTTTCCTACTCGTGGACGGAGGGTTACTACTACAAGCCCCGTATCGACAAGGATTTGCTGGAACGCTACCACGAGGGGATTGTTGCCTGCTCGGCCTGCCTTGGTGGCGAGCTACCACAGGCTATCATGTCAGACGGATATGAGGCTGGCTTAAAAGTAGCCAAGTGGTTCCAAAGCATTTTTGGCGACGACTACTACATGGAACTGCAGCTACACCAATCGGGCGACCCTAAAATTAACGCAGAGATCTTCGAAAACCAGAAAAAGGTTAACGAGGTTATCAAAAAGATATCGCAGGAAACGGGGATAAAGTACATTGCCTCCAACGACGTGCACTTTACCAATGCCGAGGATGCGGATGCACACGACCTGCTCATCTGCCTAAATACGGGAAAGGACATCGACGACCCGACCCGCATGCGCTACACCAAGCAGGAGTACCTTAAGTCGCCTGAGGAGATGGCTGAACTATTTAAGGACTACCCGGAAGCCATTGCAACAACACAGGAGATTGCCGACAAGATCGAGGCCTTTGACCTAAACCAAAAGCCCTTTATGCCGGTATTCCCGCTCCCCGAAAGCTTCAACGACGACATGAAGTACCTGCGCCACGTTACCTACGAAGGTGCCAAAGAGCGCTGGGGTGACGATTTCGCTGGCGAGATAAAAGAACGCGTCGACTTTGAGCTCGACACCATGGAGAAGATGGGATTCCCATCCTACTTCCTTATTGTATGGGACTTTATTCGTGCAGCACGCGAGATGGGTGTTTCGGTTGGCCCAGGCCGTGGATCGGCGGCAGGATCGGCCGTGGCCTACTGCCTAAAGATTACCAATATCGATCCGGTGAAGTACGATCTGCTGTTTGAGCGTTTCCTTAACCCCGACCGTATCTCGATGCCCGATATCGATATCGACTTCGACGAAGATGGCCGCGAGGAGGTGCTCAAGTGGGTGGTGCGCAAGTACGGCGAAAAGCGCGTTGCCCACATCATCACCTTTGGTACCATGGCGGCCAAGATGGCCATCAAGGACGTAGCGCGCGTACAGAAGTTACCGCTACCCGAAGCCGACAGGCTCGCCAAGATGGTTCCCGAAAAACCAGGAACCACGCTGGCAAAAGCCTTCGACGAGGTTCCCGAGCTAAACCAGGAGCGCACCTCGCCCAATCCGCTTATCGCCAAAACCCTTGGTTTTGCCGAAACCCTAGAGGGCTCTGTTCGCCAAACGGGGATCCACGCCTGTGGTATCATCATCGCCAGAGACGACCTAGAAAACTACATACCCGTAAGCACCCACAAGGATGCCAGCCTGCTGGTTACCCAGTACGACGGCAAGCACGTGGAGGACGTTGGTCTTCTAAAAATGGACTTCCTTGGACTTAAAACGCTATCCATTATAAAGGATGCGCTTGAGTACATCGAGGGCAGCAAGGGAGAGATCATCGATATAGATAAGATACCGCTGGATGACGCGGAGACCTACGAGCTGTACGCCCGTGGCGATACCACCGCACTGTTCCAGTTCGAGTCGCCGGGTATGAAGAAGTACCTGCGCGCCCTTAAGCCCAACCGCTTCGAGGACCTTATCGCCATGAATGCCCTCTACCGTCCGGGCCCACTGGAGTACATCCCCGACTTTATCGACCGTAAGCACGGCCGAAAGAAGATCGAGTACGACATTGCCGAGATGGAGGAATTCCTGAAGGACACCTACGGTATTACGGTGTACCAGGAGCAGGTGATGCTCCTGTCGCAGAAGCTGGCCGGCTTTACCAAGGGACAGGCCGATACGCTGCGTAAGGCGATGGGAAAAAAGATGAAGGACGTGATGGACAAGCTCAAGGCCGACTTCATCAAGGGAGCAACCGAGCGCGGCCACGACGCCAAGATTCTGGAAAAGGTATGGACCGACTGGGAGGCCTTTGCGCAGTACGCCTTCAACAAGTCGCACTCTACCTGCTACGCCTACGTATCGTACCAAACCGCCTACCTGAAGGCACACTACCCTTCGGAGTTTATGGCGGCGGTGCTGAGCCGCAACCTCTCGGACATCAAGAAGATTACCACCTTCATGGACGAGTGCAAGCGTATGGGCATATCGGTACTGGGTCCTGATGTCAACGAGAGTAGCTACAAGTTCTCGGTGAATAGCCAGGGACACGTTCGCTTTGGGCTAGGCGCCGTGAAGGGACTTGGCGAGGGCGCCGTAAACGCCATCATAGAGGCCCGCAAACAGGGCGGTCCGTTTAAGGACATCTACGACGTGGTGGAAAGGGTTAACCTGAGCGCTGCCAACCGTAAGAACCTTGAAACGCTGATTCTTGCCGGCGGATTCGACAGCCTGAGTCCCCTACCCCGCTCGGCCTACTTTGCTACGGACAACAAGGATGTAACCTTCATCGAAAACCTGATCCGCTACGGCAACCGCCTGCAAAACGAGAAGAACAACGCCATGAACAGCCTCTTTGGGGCCATCGCATCGGCAGAAATCATACAGAAACCCGAGCCTCCGGCCAACGCTCCCGAGTGGAATAAGCTCGAGACGCTGAACAAGGAGCGAGAGGTGGTGGGCATCTACCTCTCGTCGCATCCGCTAGATGAGTATCGGATTGAGATCGACAACTTCACCAACTGCACGCTAACCGACCTCAACGACCTCCCCTCGATGGTGGGCCGCGACTTCTCGGTGGCCGGCATGGTAACCACGGCCAGAAACCTGATGACCAAAACGGGCAAACCCTACGGATCGATAACCGTGGAGGACTACCAGGACAGCTACCAGTTTACCCTCTTCGGGAAGGACTACGAGCAGTTCCGCAGCTTCTTCTACGAGGGCTACTCGCTGCTGATCCGCGGATCGGTGAACCCGCACCCTTTCCGCCCAGGCGAGTTCGAGGCCAAGATTAAGGTCATCCGCCAGCTGCCCAACGTAAAGGACGAGATGGTGAAGGGCATCCAGATTACCCTGCCCATCTTCAGCATCACCGACGAGATCGCCGCCGAGATCCGAACCTACGCCGAAACCTGCAAGGGCAACATCGCCCTTAAGGTGAAGCTGGTCGACCCAGCCGATAAGCTATCCGTAGAGATGCACTCGCGCACCTTTAGGGTAGGGCTTAGCCACGAGTTTATCGACTACCTGCAGCACAACAGCATCAACTTTAAGCTGGTGGACTAG
- the ahcY gene encoding adenosylhomocysteinase: MFSYTIDEKLPYKVADLSLADFGRKEIEIAEKEMPGLMAIRKKYEGKKPLKGARVMGSLHMTIQTAVLIETLVDLGADVRWCSCNIFSTQDHAAAAIAAAGVPVFAWKGESLEEYWWCTAQALSFPGGKGPNLIVDDGGDATLLIHKGYAAENDAKVLDYTPGSHEESVILDALKQILKDDHGKWHRTVAEWKGVSEETTTGVHRLYQMMERGELLIPAINVNDSVTKSKFDNLYGCRESLADGIKRATDVMIAGKVVVVCGYGDVGKGCARSMRAYGARVIVTEIDPICALQAAMEGFEVKTTEDTLAEGNIYVTTTGNRDIITAEHMAGMKDQTIVCNIGHFDNEIQVDRLNSWEGIQKINIKPQVDKYVYPDGHAIFLLAEGRLVNLGCATGHPSFVMSNSFTNQTLAQIELWEKDLKVDVYRLPKHLDEEVARLHLEQLGVKLTTLSKKQADYIGVKVEGPYKPEHYRY, translated from the coding sequence ATGTTTTCATATACAATTGACGAAAAGCTTCCCTACAAGGTGGCCGACCTATCGCTAGCCGATTTTGGCCGTAAGGAGATTGAAATTGCCGAAAAGGAAATGCCAGGATTGATGGCTATCCGCAAAAAATACGAAGGTAAAAAGCCTTTAAAGGGAGCCCGCGTAATGGGATCGTTGCACATGACCATCCAAACCGCCGTGCTTATCGAAACCCTAGTTGACCTAGGTGCCGATGTACGCTGGTGCAGCTGCAACATCTTCTCGACTCAAGACCACGCCGCTGCTGCCATTGCCGCTGCTGGCGTTCCTGTATTTGCATGGAAGGGCGAGAGCCTCGAGGAGTACTGGTGGTGCACCGCACAGGCGCTATCGTTCCCCGGTGGTAAGGGTCCAAACCTCATCGTAGACGATGGTGGCGATGCAACCCTGCTTATCCACAAGGGATACGCTGCCGAAAACGACGCCAAGGTGCTCGACTATACCCCAGGTAGCCACGAGGAGAGCGTTATCCTCGATGCGCTTAAGCAAATCCTAAAGGATGACCACGGCAAGTGGCACCGCACCGTTGCCGAGTGGAAGGGCGTTTCGGAAGAAACCACCACCGGCGTTCACCGCCTATACCAGATGATGGAGCGCGGCGAGCTGCTGATCCCTGCCATCAACGTAAACGACTCGGTTACCAAGAGCAAGTTCGACAACCTTTACGGTTGCCGCGAATCGCTTGCTGATGGTATTAAGCGTGCTACCGACGTGATGATTGCCGGTAAGGTTGTGGTTGTTTGCGGATACGGCGACGTGGGTAAGGGTTGTGCTCGCTCTATGCGTGCATACGGTGCCCGCGTAATCGTTACCGAGATTGACCCAATTTGTGCTCTTCAGGCTGCAATGGAAGGCTTCGAGGTAAAAACTACCGAGGATACCCTTGCAGAAGGAAACATCTACGTTACCACCACCGGTAACCGCGACATCATTACTGCCGAGCACATGGCTGGCATGAAGGATCAGACCATCGTTTGCAACATTGGTCACTTCGATAACGAAATCCAAGTAGATCGCCTCAACAGCTGGGAAGGCATCCAAAAGATTAACATCAAGCCACAGGTTGACAAGTATGTTTACCCCGATGGGCACGCTATCTTCCTATTGGCAGAAGGCCGCTTGGTTAACCTAGGCTGTGCTACTGGTCACCCATCGTTCGTGATGAGCAACTCGTTCACCAACCAAACCCTTGCTCAAATCGAGCTTTGGGAGAAAGATCTTAAGGTTGACGTTTACCGCCTACCAAAGCATCTCGACGAAGAGGTTGCTCGCCTACACCTCGAGCAGCTGGGCGTTAAGCTTACCACGCTTTCGAAAAAGCAGGCCGACTATATAGGCGTTAAGGTGGAAGGCCCTTACAAGCCCGAGCACTACCGCTACTAG
- a CDS encoding 2,3,4,5-tetrahydropyridine-2,6-dicarboxylate N-succinyltransferase encodes MAFEELQQIVENAWENRDRLREESTKKAIITVIEHLDKGEIRVAQQDGDNWIVNQWVKKAVLMYFPIAQMETIEVGPFEFYDKIPLKKNFEQLGVRVVPHGIARHGSYLAKGVIMMPSYVNIGAYVDEGTMVDTWATVGSCAQVGKHVHLSGGVGLGGVLEPVQAAPVIVEDGCFIGSRCIVVEGAHIGKEAVLGANVVITGSTKIIDVSGENPVEYKGYVPPRSVVIPGTYPKKFPAGEYHVPCALIIGKRKATTDLKTSLNDALRDFNVAV; translated from the coding sequence ATGGCTTTTGAAGAGCTACAGCAAATTGTAGAAAATGCTTGGGAGAACAGAGATCGTCTCCGTGAAGAAAGTACTAAAAAAGCAATTATCACCGTAATTGAGCATCTAGACAAGGGTGAAATCCGTGTTGCCCAACAAGATGGAGACAATTGGATTGTTAATCAATGGGTAAAGAAAGCCGTTCTAATGTATTTTCCTATAGCCCAAATGGAAACTATCGAAGTTGGGCCATTTGAATTTTACGATAAAATTCCGTTAAAGAAAAACTTCGAACAACTTGGAGTACGCGTTGTACCTCATGGCATTGCTCGTCACGGTTCTTACCTAGCTAAAGGCGTCATAATGATGCCATCATATGTAAACATAGGTGCTTATGTTGATGAAGGTACAATGGTTGACACCTGGGCTACAGTAGGATCTTGCGCTCAGGTTGGGAAGCACGTTCACCTTAGCGGAGGCGTAGGACTCGGTGGAGTTCTTGAACCAGTTCAGGCTGCTCCTGTAATTGTTGAAGATGGCTGTTTTATTGGTTCACGTTGCATTGTTGTTGAAGGTGCTCATATAGGAAAAGAAGCGGTTCTAGGGGCAAATGTAGTTATCACTGGATCGACAAAAATCATAGATGTCTCAGGAGAAAATCCCGTTGAGTATAAAGGATACGTACCTCCACGCTCTGTAGTAATCCCAGGAACCTATCCCAAAAAATTTCCTGCAGGCGAATACCACGTACCCTGTGCACTAATCATTGGTAAGCGCAAAGCCACCACCGACCTAAAGACATCTCTTAACGATGCACTAAGGGACTTTAATGTAGCGGTATAG
- a CDS encoding Sua5/YciO/YrdC/YwlC family protein, translating into MKNLDQEHIHTITKALKEGETCLLPTDSGYEIVCDATNENAVIRAFSLIDLPKAHNYSIIVKHIDQIGRYTKEIPEIAEELLNVAISPLILVLPSACGLPQAVISNTGKAPFRVIAEGIISNILQKLQFPLLALPTSGDYSRITTSLDSVPNEIVSKIPISIATIQYDCKSPSIIELGLGGEVKIIKN; encoded by the coding sequence ATGAAAAATCTAGATCAAGAACATATTCATACAATTACAAAAGCCTTAAAAGAGGGGGAGACTTGTTTACTTCCTACCGATTCTGGTTACGAAATAGTCTGTGATGCGACAAATGAGAATGCAGTAATTAGAGCCTTCTCTCTGATCGACCTACCAAAAGCGCATAACTATTCGATAATCGTAAAACACATAGACCAAATAGGTAGGTATACCAAAGAAATTCCTGAAATTGCGGAGGAACTACTAAACGTAGCAATATCACCTCTAATCTTAGTACTTCCTTCAGCATGCGGATTGCCTCAAGCGGTTATTTCAAATACGGGGAAAGCACCCTTTAGGGTTATTGCCGAAGGTATCATATCTAATATTCTACAAAAGCTGCAATTCCCATTGCTTGCTCTACCTACATCAGGAGATTATAGCAGAATTACCACTTCGTTAGACTCTGTACCCAACGAAATTGTATCAAAAATTCCAATTTCAATAGCAACAATTCAATACGACTGCAAGTCCCCTTCGATTATTGAACTAGGACTTGGAGGAGAAGTTAAAATCATAAAGAATTAA
- a CDS encoding head GIN domain-containing protein: MTKKLLFSLGFLLMSSAFSFAQKGRVYVANDFDGINFSLPVELNVSIGSKYEVKAIGTSDDIDWIVIEKNGSSLSIKSKSKFGHHRFDRETKLYVTLPRLENLSLAGSGDIYVKGEVAVNTLRINVAGSGDVTIEKVSVDNFDVNVSGSGNVKISNRSSANSAEYKIAGSGSISSRNVVAKSVEVNIAGSGDVNTYASENLSVKIAGSGNVECLGNPKNVEKVKFGSGSISVK, encoded by the coding sequence ATGACAAAAAAGTTACTATTCTCATTAGGATTTTTGTTGATGTCCAGTGCCTTTTCTTTTGCACAGAAAGGACGAGTATATGTTGCGAATGATTTCGATGGAATTAATTTCTCATTACCAGTAGAGCTTAACGTCTCTATTGGGAGTAAGTACGAAGTAAAAGCTATTGGAACTTCCGATGATATAGATTGGATCGTAATCGAAAAGAATGGCAGTTCCTTAAGCATTAAGTCTAAGTCAAAGTTTGGACATCATCGTTTTGATCGAGAAACAAAACTTTACGTAACGCTTCCTCGATTGGAGAACCTATCATTGGCTGGTTCTGGTGATATTTACGTTAAGGGTGAGGTTGCTGTGAATACCTTACGGATTAATGTAGCAGGTTCTGGAGATGTTACAATTGAAAAAGTTTCGGTTGATAATTTTGATGTAAATGTTTCAGGCTCTGGGAATGTGAAAATTTCTAATCGTTCGTCAGCCAATAGTGCAGAGTATAAAATCGCGGGGTCGGGATCAATCTCGTCTCGTAACGTTGTGGCAAAAAGCGTAGAGGTTAACATTGCTGGAAGTGGCGATGTTAATACTTATGCTTCAGAGAATTTGTCTGTGAAAATTGCCGGGAGCGGTAATGTAGAATGCTTGGGAAATCCGAAAAATGTCGAAAAGGTTAAGTTTGGATCAGGAAGTATTTCAGTAAAATAG
- the rimM gene encoding ribosome maturation factor RimM (Essential for efficient processing of 16S rRNA), translating into MHSGKSSVAEVIKTFGVNGELVLKLYSSFPEEIDLEEPVFIDIDGIPVPFYFKAFRFNGKSKAVVVFDDFESELLAEELIGKIVLYDDELLEDENDEPSPFDFVGYKVLTHCDTPQMIGTVEDYYDYPNNPLFQVLTADDQEILLPVNEDFIVAIDDEQEALYVELPEGFLDIFEE; encoded by the coding sequence ATGCATTCAGGAAAGAGCAGTGTTGCAGAAGTTATTAAGACCTTTGGTGTAAACGGAGAATTAGTACTTAAGCTATATAGTAGCTTTCCTGAAGAGATTGACTTAGAGGAACCGGTTTTCATCGACATCGATGGAATCCCGGTTCCTTTCTATTTTAAAGCATTCCGTTTTAACGGAAAAAGCAAGGCTGTCGTTGTATTCGATGATTTTGAGTCGGAGCTGCTTGCCGAAGAGCTAATCGGAAAAATTGTTTTGTACGATGACGAACTCTTGGAAGATGAAAATGATGAGCCTTCGCCTTTCGATTTTGTAGGGTACAAGGTGCTAACCCACTGCGATACACCGCAAATGATTGGTACGGTTGAAGATTACTACGACTACCCAAACAACCCCCTGTTTCAAGTTCTTACTGCCGACGATCAGGAAATACTCCTTCCTGTAAACGAAGACTTTATTGTCGCTATTGACGATGAGCAAGAGGCTCTTTACGTCGAACTTCCCGAAGGCTTTCTTGATATTTTTGAAGAGTAG
- the trxA gene encoding thioredoxin, with amino-acid sequence MALEINEGNFEELVAKADKPVVLDFWAEWCGPCRMLTPIIEEMHGEFDGKAVIGKVNVDDNPSISAKYGIRNIPTVLFIVNGEVKDKQVGAVPKAKLVEKLNALL; translated from the coding sequence ATGGCACTAGAAATTAACGAAGGCAACTTCGAAGAATTGGTAGCAAAGGCTGACAAGCCTGTAGTACTAGACTTTTGGGCAGAATGGTGTGGACCTTGCCGCATGCTAACTCCCATCATCGAGGAGATGCACGGCGAGTTCGACGGCAAGGCCGTTATCGGAAAGGTGAACGTAGACGACAACCCTTCCATCTCGGCTAAGTACGGCATCCGCAACATCCCAACCGTGCTGTTCATCGTTAACGGCGAGGTGAAGGACAAGCAGGTAGGCGCTGTTCCAAAGGCCAAGCTGGTTGAAAAGCTTAACGCGCTGCTATAA
- a CDS encoding 30S ribosomal protein S16: MPVKIRLARHGKKDYAFYHIVVADSRAPRDGRFIERIGSYNPNTNPATIELKFEKALDWMFKGAQPTDTVRSILSKKGVLMKKHLLEGVKKGAFTAEVAEEKFNAWAADKSNKTTAELNQLTQAKNDAKRARLAEEAKQKEAKAAKVAEKLAAAAAAAAPEAAAEETTEEAAESTEA; this comes from the coding sequence ATGCCTGTAAAAATTCGTTTGGCACGTCATGGTAAGAAAGATTACGCTTTCTATCACATTGTCGTTGCAGATAGCAGGGCGCCACGTGATGGTAGATTTATCGAAAGGATTGGTTCTTACAATCCCAACACTAATCCTGCTACAATCGAGCTCAAGTTCGAAAAAGCACTTGACTGGATGTTTAAAGGCGCCCAACCTACCGACACTGTAAGGTCAATTCTTTCAAAGAAAGGCGTTCTTATGAAGAAGCACCTTCTTGAAGGTGTTAAGAAAGGCGCTTTTACTGCTGAAGTTGCAGAAGAGAAGTTCAACGCATGGGCTGCAGATAAGTCTAACAAGACTACTGCTGAGCTTAACCAGCTAACTCAGGCTAAGAACGACGCTAAGCGCGCACGTCTTGCTGAAGAGGCTAAGCAAAAGGAAGCAAAGGCTGCTAAGGTTGCCGAAAAACTTGCTGCTGCCGCTGCCGCTGCTGCTCCAGAAGCTGCTGCTGAAGAAACTACCGAAGAGGCTGCTGAATCTACTGAAGCTTAA
- a CDS encoding endonuclease/exonuclease/phosphatase family protein, whose protein sequence is MRKFIAILLLIFNFTAAIALIFASIAGYISPAAFWPIALVGMAFPLLVVLNMAFMLLWIILWKKEAAISILALLFTIWHIPKFIGFNEKGTPPNGVEKIRVMTYNVHLFNLYESENGNFKEMFEYIKSKEADVICFQEFFTLSPTLSERKIKKHLSNYPYTYIRYTTKRKERNAKFGVAIFSKYPIIKTRKIFFKEDTYNSTIYADLHVGNDTIRVFCSHLESIKLKKDDKPHKLGERIARNTLSTNSIKTIAQKLRRAYIKRAHQVDTLKQIVESTTHPIIFCGDFNDLPNSYTYNTIKGRMIDSFTQVGHGFASTHSGLLPTMRIDFIFSDNRITAYKYSSPRVKYSDHYPVIVDFYIKKRETPESDYSE, encoded by the coding sequence TTATCTTCAATTTTACTGCTGCAATTGCGCTTATTTTTGCCAGCATAGCTGGCTATATTAGCCCTGCAGCATTTTGGCCCATTGCACTAGTCGGAATGGCATTCCCGCTACTCGTAGTTTTGAATATGGCCTTCATGCTTCTTTGGATTATTCTTTGGAAAAAAGAAGCTGCCATATCAATACTAGCCCTGCTCTTCACCATTTGGCATATCCCAAAATTCATTGGTTTCAACGAAAAGGGAACGCCTCCTAATGGAGTAGAGAAGATACGAGTTATGACATACAACGTCCACCTTTTCAACTTGTACGAATCAGAGAACGGGAACTTTAAAGAAATGTTCGAATACATCAAAAGTAAAGAGGCTGATGTCATTTGCTTTCAGGAGTTTTTCACCTTATCCCCAACTCTTTCGGAAAGAAAAATTAAGAAACACCTAAGCAACTATCCTTATACCTACATCCGCTACACAACTAAGAGAAAAGAACGTAATGCCAAATTCGGTGTTGCCATATTTAGCAAATACCCCATTATAAAAACTCGAAAGATCTTCTTTAAAGAGGACACCTATAACTCAACAATTTACGCAGACTTACATGTTGGCAACGACACTATAAGAGTGTTCTGTAGCCACCTCGAATCGATAAAACTGAAAAAAGACGACAAGCCTCACAAACTAGGAGAACGAATAGCAAGAAATACTTTAAGTACAAACAGCATAAAAACTATAGCACAAAAACTACGTCGTGCTTATATAAAACGAGCACACCAAGTAGATACTTTAAAACAAATAGTTGAAAGCACGACTCACCCAATAATTTTTTGTGGCGATTTCAACGATCTTCCCAACTCGTACACTTACAATACAATAAAAGGGCGCATGATAGATTCGTTCACCCAGGTTGGGCACGGCTTTGCATCTACACATAGCGGATTACTCCCCACCATGCGCATCGATTTCATTTTCTCGGACAATAGGATTACCGCCTACAAATACTCATCTCCAAGAGTAAAGTACTCCGATCACTATCCTGTTATAGTAGACTTCTATATAAAAAAAAGAGAAACTCCAGAAAGCGATTATTCGGAATAG